In Juglans microcarpa x Juglans regia isolate MS1-56 chromosome 7D, Jm3101_v1.0, whole genome shotgun sequence, the following are encoded in one genomic region:
- the LOC121239799 gene encoding arabinogalactan protein 13-like — protein sequence MEAMKLKLFVTMLMVLVAVSFVQNAAAAEAPAPSPTSEATIFIPTFFASLAALAFGLFF from the coding sequence ATGGAGGCAATGAAGTTGAAGCTCTTTGTGACAATGTTGATGGTGTTGGTGGCTGTCTCTTTTGTGCAAAATGCCGCCGCAGCCGAGGCTCCAGCACCAAGCCCAACATCTGAAGCTACTATCTTTATCCCCACTTTCTTCGCGTCTCTTGCAGCTCTCGCTTTCGGGTTGTTCTTCTGA